A window of Limanda limanda chromosome 4, fLimLim1.1, whole genome shotgun sequence genomic DNA:
ACCTACGTCCACTTTTTGGGGACCCCTCCTTATAAGGGTGTGTTTCCTGCTTCACATCTCCCCTTTCTATTGTTGTTCTCCATGGGAGAGGTGTGTGATATTTTTTATGATAGCTTCTCTGTTATTGTATTTTGAAGTTTACTTGTTAGTTGAAAATTACTTCTGATGTTTCATCCTAGGTAAATAAATCACAATGCCGACATAGCTAGACTCCACCaatgaaaatacaatgaaaatacaagccagagagagaatatctgtaaataaataaaaataaaacttttcttCACTAACCTTAACAAGTGTCCAAGACACAACTCGGCCATCAGATGACACAGAAAAGAAATTGTGGTTGTTGTCCATGTCATCGTTCTGCCAGCGTACCTGAATGAAACACAATAGAGCGATGAATAAAGCCacagaaaacaagagaaaatgATGGTGTGTGTGAAAATTAGATTAGAATAATCTGGAAAAGAGGTTACATCTACATGTCATTTCCTTCATTCTCCAGTGCATGAAGTTCTGTGTTTGACTGGAGAGAATCATAATCCAGCATTGCTGTTTGCTTGGTGTTAAAAGGTTTGGTTAGGCTCAAAATACATCCAACATTAAACATGTGATTACACCATGTGAGAATAAAGTAATTGTTCGAGGTTGGAAAAGAGCTTCAGACCAACACTGTGAAGTCCCCTTGCTTCTGCCCCCTGGTCTACGCTCACCTGCCAGACAGGTTCAGTGTGCTTGCCAGTCTTAGCTGTGCTCTTGTGCACGGGCTCCAGTCCCTCGTTCTTCAAATCGTAGACGGCCACACAGCCGTCATAGAAGCCCACCGCCACCAGGTTGGAATGCTGCTGGTGGATGTCAAGGCACAGGACGCCTGACTTGGTGGGGTAGATGTACTCTGGAAACGATGAGTTCTTTAACGAGTAGAAGACAACCATGCCACAACCCTGCTTGCTGAAGTTGTCTGGTCAGGAGTaacacagaaaagagagaatgttaatgtgaaataaattcaaacaaaacacaggcaCAGAAATATCTAATTTGATTAAACAGAATCTAAATTGTGTGAGATGTTTACAGCTCCACCATCCTGTGTACTTACAGGATCCCATACCCACAGCGAACAGGTCCTGAATGTTGTTATTCCTATCAAGGGCAGATGCAATGACTCAGTTATTCCCCATTCTTGGAACAACAGagtttatataaaataacaggAATACAATAATTTATTGTAAAAGTCAAAAATCCAAACCAATGTCCCCGCAATAACAGTAAAGATCATACTTAGGAAACGTACCAGCAGAGGGCGGTGACAGACAGTGTTTTAGCTTTGTCATATTGGAACTTCCACAAAGGGAGAAGGGTTCCCTCCTGATCCCTGAACTCATCAGAGGCATCTTCAAAGTATTTGAAATCTAAGAGGACCAGTAAAGATGAGATGAAAAGACGAATGTCTGAGAActtgaataataaataagacTTTAATGCTGTGTGATATGATTGGTTTAAGAACAGACCTTGTGCTATGTCATCAAACGTATTTTGATGGATCATTCTTTCAAAGATATTGGATGCTTTTCCCACTTTGCTGAGGTCGTCGCTCTGTAAAAGAAACATGACGAGTGCTGGCATATAAACTGTAAAATTATTCCATCATCACTTTATTATTATAGATTAAGATAAGAATGTGAGTATGATGGTAAAGCATTATCACAAGTCCTGGGTATAAAACGGTCGTATTGTGAGCTTTGAAGATGCAGGACTATGATTTGATTTGTCATTAATCATTTATTGTGTTGCAGTAAGTATGGCGGCAACAATATAATCAAGTATAAATATTACATACAGTTTAAATTTAGGCAGGAAGGTTGATGAGCAATCTATATACCTGAGTCTCCATCAACAGCAGCCTCTTCTTGCTTCTGTCACTATCTGTCTTCGGTAGTGTGGCTTTCtgcttctctttatttttttcttgtttttgcagctcctccatgtgggcgtcatagatctCCCACTGCAAACAGCTCACAAGTTATTACTAGAGTCTTCCAGTGTGAGCACATACGTTGACTGAGTGAAAACAACTCTCGCTGAGCATCTCTTTGAATAGTATCAGGGAATCCAGCACCTGATTAGCGGTGGCAGAGAAGTTTCTGCGTGGCGGAGGTTCAGTCTGGCTGCTTCTTTCCTACAGGGAACATAAAAATGACTCCACGGAAACTTATGAGGCGCCAGGCTATGAATATATTATCATACATGAATATGATATTTTTCATACACTTGAATTTTTCCCTTTTCAAAGGTCAGATATCTTAACCATTATGCAGATGGCTGGCTGCACTACCTACCCTTAATGGGTTATTGAGGGTCTGGGTGCCCCTCTCACTGAAGTTGATCTGATTGGTAAGTTTCGGCTGCTTCATGTCTGTTTTGGAGGCAACGCTGTCTGGTCTGTCATCTTCTCCAACTTCCTCAACTTCCCCTCCATCTTCTACAGGCGTGGCCTAGGAAAAACCGACAAAGGGGATTTTTGTTACACATTCCACACCATGGACTTTCTGATCTTATGAGACAATCAACTGGTCTTGGTCATGCCTTGATTGAAATGGAATATGTTATACTGCATAACACAGGAATGACTTgagatataaatattttaccggagtttctgtttcctcctcatcagGTTCTGCTCCTGTTTCCACTGTTACAACCTCTGAAACTttttagaaaacaaacacatgacttAAACTGACTCAGGTCAGTTCTTTAATTCACTAGCACATGCTAAAAGTGACATCTTGTGGCACAGAGTAAGGACTACACTTGAGGGAAAAAATTATGCTATCCTTGAATATCTAACAAAAGTATTACTGTGCATAGAGAAATGTATGCAAACATGTTTCAGTGGGTACCTCCTGGGAGACCCCCTCTGGCCCTCAGTCTTCTGGCCTCATCGGAGTCTTGATGTACAAGGCTGCCCTCCAACACAAAGTGAACAGCCATTTGATCCACAACTACCTGCTTGTAGGAGCGTTCCTGAGAAACGCAAAAAATCAGGGCTGAGAGGATTAGCAAGCAGAGGAACCTGTTAGGGTTCTATGGTTACAGTTACGGAGAGATGAAATTGTCTACTGTcatcatttgaaaataaataactgacAGGGAGACAAGAAGGACTGTTTCTCTGATTAAACAACCTATGATATGAGACGATGACAGTGTTGTAGTGATCGACTGTCAGTGATTTGGAGTCAAGCTTGGATGTAACCTCTTTACCTTGAAGCTGTAGCGTACAATATTTTGGGGTGCATGTGGGTTGTTGGCAGTCAGGATCCTTGTGATTTCCTCTTTTAACTCCTAATGAAATCATGAAAACAGCAAAGGTTACACATACCAGATTAATTTGACAGAGGACAATGaccaaaaacaataataaatacgTATAATTAGAAAATTGAGTCAAGTCAAagaaagcagcaaatcctccaCACAGCCCATGTGGCTGTCTTAGAGACCAATCTTCTCTTACAGCCTCAGTGAGCTCCAGTTGATCTGCAGGTTTAATAAGTCCTTTCCCATGAGTATCATCCCAGCCAACACCCTTATCCACGcgttcctcctcatcctgcaacgcacacacagaaaagatTTATGTCTTCTCagtaaaatggaaaaagaaaatgatgttgTAATAGCCCACGTGTTTCCCATATATCTCCCTGTTGTGTTCAAATAGATTAGATTCACTTTATTGTCTTTACACAGCACGGGCCAGTGCAACGGAATAAGATgggtctaaccagaagtgcaatcCGCAATTCtacacatatattatatatttaacagTATATACAGAGGTGCAATGGGAAGGTTAGATATCGAAACTCATAAGCGTTATCACTTTGTGGAAGTGTACAAACTCACCTTTTTCTTATAGCCAGCTTTGGTTGGAAATATTGAGCCctgtttaaacacaaacagaccaaAACGGTATGGCTTAAAGTGACAATCGCATAGTGGaggacacaataacacaacacaataacacataCTCAACATTAAGTTTGCTGCTTTTTTTCAACTTGATATACAAACAACATTACAGATATGTGCTTGACCCAGAAAATAACCAGCTACATAAAACAGATGTAAGGtggtaaaaacagaaacagttcCTCCAAACATTATGTCAAAAAATGATTGATAACATAACTGTGCTGCTCTCATTTGTCTCGTCAGTTCCTGGAACTACTGGAATACTTTATTGTTGAGCTAGTAAGCGCTAGCTCAACTAAGGGGAAACTTACCTTTCTCACCGAGGCTGCAGCCTTGTGGTTCTGCACAGACATCGCGACCAGAGTCCAGCTTGGTGTTTTACCGAACAGTGGTTTGGTGAAGGTCTCTATTTCCACAGAAAGTGATAGAAtattttgaagttttgaatAGTTGAGCTCGCTGTGTAGCGgccgtcagctgctgtgtgtaTGTTGCCAAGACAACCAACCTGCCTCTTCTACGATATCAGTCAAGATAGTTCCCGGTTCTCCCCCCTAAATATCCGTTTCCCCCCAATGattgttaaatatattatattattcattataaACTATCAGCTGATAAATCAACTCAATAAAGTCTTTGCTATTTGCTTGCTGGTATTTTGAATTTATGTAGAGTGCTCCAATGTGTTTGAGCAAGCAGCTATTTAAGCTATTTAGGTTATAGATGATTGAGCAATAACAATTTATATTGAAGGGGAATTTCTGCTCTAACACAATAAAATTTCAATCATCTAAAGAGTAAAATGTCACAACATTAATTTTGCTCCACTACGCATTCGGATATGGCCTCGCCCGTGATTGGTCGAACCCGTCATGAATAATCCACAGACCCGGAAGTGGGGCGGCGCTGCTGTTTTTTGCTGTCGAGTCACCTCTGTGTGGTCAGGATGGAGGAAAACGAGCTGCTACCATGATGAGACACCACGGATAAACCCGACGGCCGAGCATCACACCCCGGGGACCCCCGAGAGGACACGAGTCCCCCGCTTCGATCCACGAACCCACCCTGCGTCGCTCCACGTCCACGTCGCCAAAATGATGGAGGAAATCGACAGGTTCCAAGTGCCTCCAGTGAACGGGGAGACACAGCCACTGGTAAGAGACGAGAGACATTACGAGATGACCGTTGTCTGCTGTTTGATGCTCTCTgggatttgtgttgttttctgtggcctgtgtgttgtgtatcgCGACAGCTGTGAGACATAATCTGCGTGTTCGAGCTAGCGGGTCTGTGCAGGTCGGGCTAGATCCTTGGGATGGGTGTACATCGGTTATGTACAGATGAGAGGATGGCGGCGGATACACCCCTCCCCACacgaccaacacacacataacacccTCGTAATAACCAACGCATAACATCGCCATTCATGTAAAACCGTgctctttaaataaaaatatcataAAAACACGTCGGTATCTGCGCCTGTCCACATCAATAAGTGACCGAGGCCAGTGTTTTCATCTCGTCATCTGGTGACGTGTGTGGGCTGGGGACGTGTGAGTGCAGAGGATCGTGTGAATAGAAGCCTCCCTGTGTCCTGCCTGTACTGCAGAGTGCAGCCctgaggatgaggatggtggtgatgatgatgatgatgatgatgatgatgatgatgctgaggCCCAGTCAGAGGAAAGTCTCATCCTTCTATCCTTTATCACAAGGCGAGTGTCTGACCTGCTAGTGGAATGAGAAGCGATGGGTGTGATTTCAACTGCTGGGATTGTCTCTTGTGTCTGATTGCCATAATGCTAATAAACCCAACCTTGCACGAGTTCTGAATTGCTGTTTCTGCCAATGATTCCCCATATTCCCCTAATTCAGAGCTTTTATTCGAGCAGTATTCGACCAAACCCGGCCTCATTCTCCACACTTCAAACAAAGCATTCTCAAGCAGCTATCCTTCTTTTAATTGGGGGGGTTTTGGCAAAAGCAGAATGACCCCCGAGGCTAAAACTCCTGCAGAAATCCCAGAACACACTTTGTCCCGTACAGAAAGTCCCTGTGTGTTTGGTAAAGGAATCAGcaatcactctctctctctctctgcctcaccaCGAAGATTAGATCAGCTCACATTTCATTCAGCGAGATTCGAAGGAATTGAATCCACTAGCTGAACTAGTTGGATTTTGTCTGACAACTATACAGTTTATTTTTCCACCTCATAACAATAATAGCCTGTGTGAGTCAAACAGCACCGCAGGCCCGGTCAGTGTTTCCTCTTATCTCCTGCACGTCCAGCCCCCTGAAACAGCCCCTCGCTTGTACGTCTGCACCATATCTGATTGTGTCGGCATCACAGTTGCTGTGGCTCACACGGCCGTGcattttaatgataataactTCATTGTGATTCCTGAACCATAATTCACTGGGCACCTGCAGGATCCTTGTTGAGAATGAATGTCACACAGAAAAAACGGCTTCGTAAGGAACTTTGTGATGTCAATGGTTGTCCATGACCAATGAAACATGTTTCAAGCTTActaatgttaaataataacaaaaatattgtTACGTTTGacttatacagcacttttcaagCTTAAGCACTTAGTCCTTCTCAAAAAAAAGTGTAGAAGTTAGAAGAAACGCATGAAACCCCCTTATGGAACTTGACAGCATATATATCAACATCATTATACATACggtataaatacataaattgatatacaagaatatagttttatcaataaaataaaatgaaattaaggGTGGTAAATAGATAAAGAGtgtaaatcatttttaatcAGACCTCTTTTTTCAGAGAAGGACTACTTTGGGCCAAATCTCAGTATGGCAGTTTACCTTGAAACACATTAAGGTTCCAGTGCGACCCGGTTTCCATTATCATACATATGGCTAACATGCTACAGTTTTAATGGTCACCTGATGTATCCCTCTTCCCTGCTATTGGCCAGTGGGAGGCCATAATGTTCTGTATAATCCCACCAGTGGCTCGGTGTCTGTGCCGAGTCAGCAACCTTGTGGCTCTTCATCATCAGAGGCAGTAAAGCAGTCGCTAACAAGAGGACAAGCTGATGGAAGCGATGCATGGATGGGTATATacattgtatgtgtgtgtgtgaatgtgtgaagagCGATGACCTTAGCTGAGTGCAGgtacatataaatacatactGAAGGTCAGGGCGAAAGGTCATGTTTTCCTTTtacaacataaaaacatgtgTCGCCCCCATTGTCATAGTTCAAGCTGATCTGTAGGGGACCATCAACACATGCTCTCTCAGGAATCTGAGGGCTCTTAATGTAAGGTATGTTTGAAGTGACCGTGTTGACTTTGTACAATGCTATTACCCGTTAAATGACccaaaatgatttaaaaaaatagcatcctaaataacatattttaacaGTTGTATGCTACTAACCCTGTATGGAGGTGATGATTCTCACCATTGTTGTATGGCCTGGCTCAGGTTAAACCCTTTGAAAAGTCACtggaaatgaatacaaataaataaatcaaagaattatttaaattcaaatctTTAAAAAGCTTGAAACCGTCATGCATATGGTACGCATCCATTTTATTTGTGGGAGTTTCCAGCATGAAATATTACCAAATTACTGATATTTTGCTTGCTCTGGCTCATGCTAAACTACTGACACTGTACTTACCAGTGACAGCATACATCACAACTGCTGCTTTGGTGCTGTAAGGAAAAAGAGATttctgcaaaaaataaataaaagtgtagTTTTATTTGGTCGAAACTAATATACTTCAAAGATGTGGTATTGTACTGGTATGTGGATTTTCCCTCTCGCCGATGGTCAACCCCGccattttttcagttttggagCCATTTCCAATCTTGGTATCAGTATCCGAACATCTCTACTAACATAGTGTAAGGTTTTATACTTCAAGAGGAGTTTAAACTAGCCTACCTGCTACTTGTTGTCAGTGATTGTTCAAGAAACCATCATGGAATTCTGTCACCAAACTGCTTTAGTACGGAATCTCTTTCATTATTCACTGCAAgcttttctgaacaaaaatctAAAGGATTTATCTGACAGACTATATGACCCTGTCTATTTACTGGATCTGTCTGTGGTAGAAAGGGAGGCCTGTGGGTAAGTCTTGTGATGCAAGGGAAAGGCTGTCGCAGAACAGAAAGAGCTAACGTTTGTGCTTGTTACAGTGGGAATACTTGGTCTGCGTGCTGTGCTTTCAAAGCTACTGTACTGTCTCCACTGTTGCAGCTATCAGTAATTATTCCGGCCAAGTGAACAATGCTTCATCACCAGATGAGGCTGTTGTATGGGTTGAAAGTATATTTGGCTGCAGTCGACTGCGTTAATAATACAACCTTACAGTTTGCCCTTAATCACtagttacctccaccaagaagttTTCATAGCTATGAACAGGATTATGCTAAAACTACTGAAATGATTTTATtgacacttggtggaagggtgggaCATGCACCATCGAAGAACTTAAAAAAACTTTCGACGAAGATCAGTACTCATTCACTTCTTTTAACATCATGAGACagggttgtttttttacctttttacagATTTCTCAATCATGAATTCATGCATCTTGAAGGAACAATTATCAGGCAggtttagaggactgatatttctgagtGTTTGAAAATTGGTttgaatccaaataaaaatccagatccagGAGATTGATGGACTGTTGAGCAAATTGGCAGAGGTCTACTGAGAGAAAATGTCTTTCAAGAAAAGAGATGGATAACAATGATTGGCTGCTGGTAAATATTTATAAGATGTCTAGCTTTTTGCAGGCGTTGCGCATACAGAGGCTTGGGACCTCCTGGAGCGGCTGCAGGCTCAGTTCTGGCTCGGCCCTTTGCCGGGTGTCTTTCCTGCTCTCTCCCCCCATTTCATACTGTCTTATCAATAAAGGTCAAACGCCTCTTTACATCTAGAACAAGATATAAACCTTGTG
This region includes:
- the dnai1.2 gene encoding dynein, axonemal, intermediate chain 1, paralog 2, translating into MTGSTNHGRGRLVVLATYTQQLTAATQRALQDEEERVDKGVGWDDTHGKGLIKPADQLELTEAELKEEITRILTANNPHAPQNIVRYSFKERSYKQVVVDQMAVHFVLEGSLVHQDSDEARRLRARGGLPGEVVTVETGAEPDEEETETPATPVEDGGEVEEVGEDDRPDSVASKTDMKQPKLTNQINFSERGTQTLNNPLRERSSQTEPPPRRNFSATANQWEIYDAHMEELQKQEKNKEKQKATLPKTDSDRSKKRLLLMETQSDDLSKVGKASNIFERMIHQNTFDDIAQDFKYFEDASDEFRDQEGTLLPLWKFQYDKAKTLSVTALCWNNNIQDLFAVGMGSYNFSKQGCGMVVFYSLKNSSFPEYIYPTKSGVLCLDIHQQHSNLVAVGFYDGCVAVYDLKNEGLEPVHKSTAKTGKHTEPVWQVRWQNDDMDNNHNFFSVSSDGRVVSWTLVKNELIYTDIIRLSVNGAVSEGPEDAQQPIFACGTAFDFHKQIDSLFLVGTEGGKIHKCSKTYSSQFLETYDAHSMGVDAVRWNHFHPKVFISCSSDWTVKIWDHTINTPMFTFDLNAPVGDVSWSPYSSTVFAAVTTDGKGHVFDLSINKYEAICRQSVVAKKTKLTHLEFNPVYPIITVGDDRGYVTSFKLSPNLRKTPKAKKGQEVPKGPEVEVAKLEKLLSLLREQEESPV